The Argiope bruennichi chromosome 5, qqArgBrue1.1, whole genome shotgun sequence genome segment GATTGCAAATTTGAAACAGTAAGCTGAAGAAATGCAAGGAAAACATTAGTGGTAATGCAGTACGTCTAACTCCAGATTTATACttacaaatatctatttttaaacttaagaatCATTTCATGTATTCTATACAGATGGCATTTTATCGaaagtttaattcttaatatattttgattgtaatGAATCGAATTATTTCGAGACATGATCGAAAATTACTAGATGTCCATTTTTGACAGTTTCATACCGAATTTTGaggaaaatgatgtttaaaatcaTGAATCGATGAAAGCAGTGCAGAATATAGGTAATATTTGCATGGAATTTAGAATAATGCTTTTGAGCAAACCGCACGTCTTATTTAATCTGTTTTCCTGCTTTAATTCACCGTTTCGCTCATCATAACTAGCATAAATTCGCCGggtttagtatttttaaaattaggtttgttaatttcaaaaaagtcgtTTCCGCGATGCATGGCTGGACGCAACGGGGGTACTGACGTGCATTTTATTCTGAGGTTAAAATGCATTATGTAAATGAGAATATTGAGAAGTAATGTGCATTGTGAATGACATCGCGTCTCATCTTAAGCATGGGCGTGATGTACGGAATggaattaatatttcgttttggGAGTCGTCATGTATTTAGTCGAAACAGTGCAAGGTCACATTAGGCCGTGAATGAAGTGATGGCATAGGGGAGTGTGGAAATAGCCAATATGAATACGTGATAAATTATTTCGCCATGGGTTTATGGGAAAAGAAACGATTGCCTTCATGGCTAACTCGTCGAGTTATCGCGTATTGTTACGCAATGTTGAAAATTGGGAATTGGAAGTGTTAGCGGGGGTTGAGAGACAATTGTTGACTGTATCATGGTTTGGGTTATGTAGATAATATTTGCGAACATCAGAAACTTAAAGTGGAACTGGCTGCGTGGGTAAGGTGTAAAAGTTTGAGTATcggggtggcgttggaggtgtgggttatgtttgtgaaagtgtgggtctctgggtggcgttggaggtgtgggttatGTTAGTGAAAGTGTGGGTGTCttggtggcgttggaggtgtgggttgtgtatgtgaaagtgtgggtctctgggtggcgttggaggtgtgggttgtgtatgtgaaagtgtgggtctctgggtggcgttggaggtgtgggttgtgtatgtgaaagtgtaggtctctgggtggcgttggaggtgtgggttgtgtatgtgaaagtgtaggtctctgggtggcgttggaggtgtgggttgtgtatgtgtgagttgtggttttaggggtgacggtgtgggttgtgtatgtgtgagttgtggttttaggggtgacggtgtgggttgtgtatgtgtgagttgtggttttaggggtgacggtgtgggttgtgtatgtgtgagttgtggttttaggggtgacggtgtgggttgtgtatgtgtgagttgtggttttaggggtgacggtgtgggttgtgtatgtgtgagttgtggttttaggggtgacggtgtgggttgtgtatgtgtgagttgtggttttcggggtgacggtgtgggttgtgtatgtgtgagttgtggttttaggggtgacggtgtgggttgtgtatgtgtgagttgtggttttaggggtgacggtgagggttgtgtatgtgtgagttgtggcATTTGCGTACTGTGCAAGGATTTGATACTTCTAATCATTTGGGGTGGCTTAGTTTCACCTTCGTGGCcaatattttaataggaattaggaatataatataatataagcgGCGAGTTTAAAACGTtttgaagtaagaaaattattgaaaaatgtttaggaAATTGAAGTGAACGAGGTTTAATATGTAAGAATttaattcgtaattttaaattattttgtatttaaatcccATCAATAGGTAGTTATATTTTTTCGGATGGATACATTACTAAATATTCATGCTGAGTTTCTCCCTCCCTTGAATCTCAAACCAGAGGAAACATAgaacaattaattaatagataatcTTTAATAAGTAACTCTTTGCTTAAGTCAGCAATTATAACTTGTAATGACTTTAATCAATAACTGAAGTATCTCCTTTatagtaaggggaaaaaaattggcGGATACCATATTAATGCAAACTTTCCAATGAGCAGAGtagattaaaattcatattaagattaaatttgatatttcagtGACATAAATCCCGGAAAACCCAAAGTTTTGCTATGACGGAAtccgataaaaagaaaaatttatactcgtaattatacttaaattaaaatattaatttaatagaacttttaaaatatccaatttctctgaataatattcatttattctcaTTTAGGGGGGATTGGAGTGAGTGACGGCTTATTGGGAATCAATATCTCAATGTAATTAAAAGCtgccattttctttcaaattccaaTTAGCTGTTTTTGCCATCAAAAGAAGTATTAGCTCCGTATCTGAGGCTCAATTATTTGACATTTCGTACTTGAAACGAACTTTTTCTCCCggttttggaattaaaatctCCAATCTGCCTCGTTCTTTTTTGGCTTTCTGTACATTAACTATTCCTCTAGTTGATGTAACAATTTGGAATCTCATTAAAAATACCTAGTTCAATTCGGTGTCTAATATTTATACATCCTAATgtgatacatataatttttactgaataaagaaGACGAATTCTTACTCTTCAGTTATCTAGAAATAACTTAGTTTGTTCTATATCGCAATTCGGAAATGGAAGTTTGAATAGCTTCATGTGAAGGAATTGCAATTGTCTTCgaatcaaaatgaatgaattaaaggcAGTAATCGGTTAGAATAAGGCTAGGAAAAACCTTTCAGAAATAGAATTGAATTAAGCTACTAagcatttgagataaaaaaaaatcgtactaaATTAAGCTATTTTGAACTTACttgaaattattcagataaatttcGTATTGCATTTTAtacttaagtatataaaaaaattatcttcataacacttaaaaatatgaaatgagttAAGGCAAAGatgttttttctgaaatcaaatttgtttattgtaaagaaaaacaaaagaggAATAATCTCTGTAGTCCattcccttttaaaatttaaaaattactaacagTTGCCCGCTCAAATGTTTTTATCTATTGGAAACtttctaaaatgcattaaaatctgcacatttaatgtggaagaaatattcataatcttTGAATATTCCACTCGAGTAGTTTCTAAGCGACGAAAATGCTATAATCATGTGGATTTTACATGGTACAGTCTAATATGACAGAGGAAACAGTGGCAGTTGCTCTCTTGTGCCCTCTTCTATAAATGAACAGAATGTTTAATGCAAATTTGACAAGTCTTTTGTGTAAGACTATCCAGTGGGAAACGTTTAAATCAAATATCTGTAATACTAGAAAGTTTCTGTTGAATTCACTGGCCTTTTCACTCATCAGTGAAATACGTCATAGAAGTCATCAATTTAACAAAATCGCCTGCCGTTGTTGGAGCTGTTCACTGCAAAGAACACTTTTTATGCTGTTCGCTTGAAACAGTGGCCAACTCCTGTAAGCAAAGCGACCGCCTTTTCTCTTGACGAAAATATGGATGGCAGCTATCTGGATGGCCacgaaattttttctttcgtACAGAAGTAATATCGGTGAGTTacgatatttataattatcatatcgTGATGAATGTTGGATATAATCATGTGATTATATCTATGGTAATTATAGCTgtaaaaatgtacacattttttttcactaggCATTGACAGACAGTACAACATGGCCTATATCCATGTCATTTTGCTTGATAAAGGCACTACGTCAACCACCAGTAGTGTTGCTTTCTGTTCCATGCACTTGATTGTCCACCCCAAATATGCTGGATGCGAGGAAGTATTCCTTACAGGTGATGTTGAAGGTGATGAGACAATTCAAGGGCGCAGTAAGTTCgctatttatattaacaaaacgGCATGGAATTTGAAAACCATTAATTGGTTCatctagaaattaaattactGGAGGCTGCAAAGAGATGCGAaacataattatcttaaaatatttattgaaacagatGCAGCCCTATTGGCTACTAACCATAATGAATTACCGGAATTCAAACGCCTGTCATACGCGTTTCTGAGTATAGGATTCAAAGTAATTGAACGTCTTAGAATGGAATCACCCAGTGACCCTCGTTATGAGGGAAATACTCCATGGCCAGGAACCGTTTGAAACTAGATTCCAGCATCTACGCAGGACAAAAATGCTTCTAGGTAATTCTGTTGTCTCTGCATGGCTTGTGGTAAACTTTCTAGAATGAccaaatttattaagttaaatgaaTGCCCTTTCAGTTCCAGCCATAAAGTATCTACATATGTGTAGTAGGTATCTAGATGTCCTGGAAAGAACGTCATTGAAGTAATATCGGTAAGTTGTGCGAATTGTCACACCATCAAATGATTTCCAATCATTGGCTTGGATTATCGAATGAGAACCATAACAATGTACTTCTATTTGTTTTAGGTATTCTTCTGTCAGACAACTCATGGCCGTTGATGCTACTTTTCCGGTTAAAAAGTATGTCATCACCATCGATAATACGCTTTTCAAGGTCCAAAAACGTCTTCACTAGAAAGCAGTTCTTTATACGGGGAGGATATTCCCTTCAGATGAGTTCGAAGTACATGGAATTCAAAGGCATGGTAAGTTTctgaattataacaataaaactaCCACAGAGAGACACTCGATAACCATTTTATTTGGTTTCTCCAGAAAGTATATCGGTGGCAGTTAAAGATAAATAAACCATAATTTCctggaaataattattgaaatatctacAGTAGTTTTACCTAAGAAAAGAGTTGATATACTTATTTCACGATATCAACTTCTAAACGTAATTGTCGAAGTAATCGGCCTAGGTAAGGCTTTCTTCATGGTGTATACTAAGGAAATATTGCATGGACAGAAACTTTTTCAAACATACGCCTGTGACAGATGAGCAAAAGATGtttccatgtaattttttttcgtctCACTTTCAACCTCCAGTAAACTCATTTTTTGGAACGCTctaaattcattgtaatttttatttaaaatgcatataattttcaatattttgttaatcgAAGTAACTGGTACATACTAATATCAGTAAGGTCaccaatttcatttccttttaaagtatttaaatgataatcCAGAAAACTTCGGTTGTAACCTTAAGAAAGAAAACGTCCATGTTTGTCAAACGAAGCTTCAAGCCTTGTTTCTTTCTCCATTATGCACTCATTCGTTCGTTCCGAGACAGTTTAAATGATTCTATGACAGTTTCTAGAAAAGGGCAAAATAACATATGGTATTCTGAAGTCTAACCAATAACTGCGGCTACTGTGCTAATGCTATTTGAGCATTATTTGCTCCACTTCTGATCCttagagaatatatatatgcacagCTTCTGAAAGATCttgtttagttaattattttaaaatctataaatcactataaagtttcattttcaaaagatcaGCCATTGGTAAACTTAAATCTACATTTGAAGTAGGATTTCTATTCTCGCTTCTATTAATAGTGAAATCATAAGCTTCGTTTGTAATTATCAATGCATATTTAAAGAGTAAAACTGTCATGTATATTCTGCCATTGAATGGTTTCTTGTTTTTCAGATCTAATCTATTCCGATTCAGATGTTGACTTGTTTTGTTCGAAGTGATCCTGCCACAACATGCAGTATCTGAAGCTTCTATCAAGTGCAAACTAGAATTCGGAGCCACTACAGTTAAAATGTTGATTTCCGGACAAATGTAGTTggttagtaaaattataaatgttacaccaaatccaaaatgtatattttctatcaaaaatcaTCAGTTTGCATAGTGGTGAAATTGTGATTACTAATGTAAtggcaaattatttgaaaatatcaatatatctTTGAAGTATTTCATGATCCCATTTTAAGGCTATGACAATGAATCTTACATTTTtggggatatttttttaaaattgggaaagcttGAAGTGCATGTAATTATCATTCCAAACAAATGTTTGGCATATCAATCGATATTTCatctaaattgtttgaaattttcatatatctaCTTAAAACGACTAAAATATTGgtttgcattcattttctttaaacgtAGTGCTTGCTTTGTACTTTGAGAAACAAGCTATTCTGAGACAATCGATATCGATAAACATGTTTCatgtagataaattaaaatgtaatagatgatttctaggaaaatcaaataagtcaaatttccaacaaaactaaaaatttactgCCACAgaacgaatttttgaaataaaaatttgcatatgcaTTCCTCCCTTATTGTCAACGGATAATCCATCTTTATGTTATGAGGTGATTTGTTACGATTGCTTTTCATCACCGCTTACTGTaacacaatttgaaaaattgaattttattgttatgaaacGATTCATTGTAGTTTCTTCACATCAGCATAAGGGCTTGTAATATACTTCTCAATTtatctacaattttataaaaatggtagtcatttgtttttattttgtactgaaTGTTAATGATCTCGTAACTAATTTCATTATTGTCGATTTCTAGAAAGTAacttaatattataatgatgatgatgaaataaGTGATcaaatatctgaatatatttgCTATAATTATCTGTGTATAGTTCTAATATGAAGGGATTTTGCAACTCGTAATTATCTgaacattcttttttgaaatactgGTCTTAATTagggaaaaatgttttatgctaATTTTCGGTAGTTGGCCCCGaaatctctgaaaatattttaaatatatattgctaaGCTGCAACTTGGAGTTTTTGCACATGAAATGGTTCTatgctttgaaaattatattttatgcttgaattttaaatttgtttgatggttggaactgtaattttaaaatagtttttttcttttttttttgctcctcGTTAAGTTTTACATccgaaaatgacataaaatttatagtattaatgATTCCTAAATCCAAATTTAATAGTACATGGTATCGAtactcattaatttaaatttaaatttaactttaatatttctgaaattttaccgTAGTTTGAGaaggtatattaaaattaatcatttattcgTTGCATCCATTTGCAGCTGCGTTTTAATTCGATTTTATTCTTGTTAACTATtactagcttatttttttaaaatgtatttatagtaagatgaatagtaaatttaaaatactaaatcttGAGTCCTATATACCTtaattcggtttttaattttgatgcaaatgtGTACATCCGCTGATAAAGGATACTTTGATTGGTtcggccggccagccaatcaaaGTATCCTTTGATTCTTAGAAAGCATTTGATCACTGTGtctgatcaccatggtgatcaatATGCCTATAGGAAAAAATGACGCTTTTTCATGATTAgaaggaatttaaatttctaaatctaacctaatgcaataaaatatcggATTTCTTGAGAAAAAGCGAATGGATGCGACGAATGTTATagtactgtcttttttttttccttcagtaatACGAgactttgacttttaaaaaaacaatagatcttctaaaaacatttttaaattatttaataaaatatcaaattgtcaCTTTTTAATGTGTAATAGAAATCAgaataagttttatgaatttccaCTGAAATTAATTCTATCCGTAtacaataaattatgttaattttctttaattttgttttaagaatcggtgcttccattaaatttttaaactcaagtatatcaattttatgttaaatcaatGCTTTAAAATCAATCACTTTAAAAACTGACTTTCTTCATATGCTTattacataaagtaaaaaaagcgAATTTATTTTGTTGAGTATACCGAATTCTCAATTCCATTCATTTATGTTCTACTTGTTATGttgtaataatattgtaaattgtatttctttgtatattaaatatgcaaataaagtgtgtattttgaattctattttgtatttaattaccaAATAGCCTTGTCTCCTTTCTAATTGCTTTGATAATTTAATACTTCCACTTCGTGAGCGGGCTTGTAAAATGCAATAATGACAATACTTCTTAGAAACTATTCCTCTCACACGTTCGCAAACTTAAATTTGTACATGCATCCAAGTCCTCTAAAACAATActgaatatattctaattaaaattagaaattcataagatgtattactaattattagTTTCTATCCTGTTCCTGAAATCGTAttgtttcaattcaaatataatggaacataaatataagatattaGAAACGGGTCATTCTCTAGAAATACAGAAGTTGATTAACTGGAATTTTTAAAGTCTTGAATTCTAATTCATCGTCATTCGAATTTCAAGGTAAGTTTTACTCATTGCGTGTTCTTTCCCGATCACAattgaaaagttttgatttttaaattcggGACAAAATCATTCGCATTTTAAAAACTGACAGAGCTAGATGTGAACTGTGCAATTTATCTCGCTATCTTTGCTCATTTTGTATATTAACACATTACGTACGGCGCTTCCAGGGCCCTGCACATATTAGGACGGTCTAGAAAGCATGCTTGGTAAGCAAAAaggatgcatatatgcacatttttaatttgcattttgtattatatttatataaatcttaaatattactctgtatttcatacatatatttataagattttttacattttaacaaatatttatttcgcaGACTTGAATAATACTTTTGTGTGTTATTTGGTAAAGCATATTTCCTTGTGCATGGTGTTCGGCACGATTTGCCGCAGTATCTTGTTTTAACGACACTTCTCGAATTTTCTCGTGTTTTGCGTCCCATCCGTTTCGGACCACTCTAGAGATTCCTCGTATAGCATATCccgtctgttattgcttcatatATAACAAAGTTAGTGATTTTAGAAAGTACAAGTTTACCCAAAAACGTGCTGTCCCAGACGTATGTCTTAAGACTTCTTTGCGGTccttaatttgtgaaatatttgccTATGGTTGGTTATGCATTATTTAGCCAAAAAACACGAAAAGGGATATCTCGTGATCCTGCCCCAACATTCTGTCAGCTAAAATCGAGAAATCTTGTGACCTGTACGCAATCTGTTAACATCTATCTGGAAATGGATCGAATGTTTCCTATTTACTATATTCAAATGGGTTGCAATTTAACTATGTAAACTATCTTccgttttcatttaaaatcttgcCTCTCAGTATTAGTTTTTAGATTTTGTCTCCAATTTGTATGTTGTGGGTTAATCGAATttctattgcaataataaaactttCTCTCCTCTCAAATTGCAGATTCGATAAATTTCATTGCATAAATATGTTCTACTCTAGGTTAATAGTCAAATTATTAGACGATGACCTTAGGAcattacatattgaaataaatgagagCTAAATCATATGaacttttaaaacgattttttcggtatattaaaagaaaaatattgctataaatctgaagataaagaaagaaaagctttAAATGAATTGGAATTGCATCTGATGCATTGAACTTTTTACgaaacaaaatctgaaattttgcttCTTACTGTCCCCATTAtgctttatttgtattaaaatcaacGACTTTAACCAGGAATTGTTGAGCTTTTTACAAGTTTACATGAATCTTTTAAACAACGATACAATCTCatcgaaaaaaattctaaatttctaaaaatattctaatttgtatatcgtcgtatataaattcttacaataaatataaatcgtCGTTAATTGACTACCGAGAATGCATCTTgatgtgattatttaaaataactgtcaATAAACggttttaaatcagtttttaaagttGTCAACCGATTAACCGTTCAGCAGAAAAATCCTCGAGTCTGCA includes the following:
- the LOC129969541 gene encoding uncharacterized protein LOC129969541 → MAAIWMATKFFLSYRSNIGIDRQYNMAYIHVILLDKGTTSTTSSVAFCSMHLIVHPKYAGCEEVFLTGDVEGDETIQGRSILLSDNSWPLMLLFRLKSMSSPSIIRFSRSKNVFTRKQFFIRGGYSLQMSSKYMEFKGMI